Genomic window (Prosthecobacter fusiformis):
GACAGGGACCTGGAAGTTGACAATGAGACCTGTCTTTAATCCACTGAGCTTTAACCAAGTTTCCATACTGCGGCGGTCATGATCCGTAACGGAATCACAAGCCAACACTCTGACCACCAAAGCCTTTTCGATAACAAAATCCATGGTGGCTGCCGCAGTGATCTGATGGCCACGGTAGTTAAAGTTCAGCGGCTG
Coding sequences:
- a CDS encoding GxxExxY protein translates to MDAQDLPHIVIRACLQVHETLGTGLTRDAYEECLAIELREMEIPYMRAQPLNFNYRGHQITAAATMDFVIEKALVVRVLACDSVTDHDRRSMETWLKLSGLKTGLIVNFQVPVLRKGIHRISLKRRDAGE